Proteins encoded by one window of Leopardus geoffroyi isolate Oge1 chromosome X, O.geoffroyi_Oge1_pat1.0, whole genome shotgun sequence:
- the LOC123594674 gene encoding properdin produces MPARAQAPWLLPLLPLPLLLALLPATGSDPVLCFTQYEEATGKCTGLLGGGVSVNDCCLNPAYAFQKPGSKLCQACRPPRWSPWSAWGPCSVTCTKGSQLRHRRCIGWDGQCSEKVEPGTLEWELQACEDHPCCPEMGGWSNWGPWTACSVTCSKGTRTRQRTCDHPTPKCGGHCPGKPQESEPCDTQKVCPIHGAWAAWGPWGPCSGSCHGGPSKPVEIRSRTCSAPKPSKEPPGNPCPGPDSEQHTCSGLPPCPVAGGWGPWSPISPCPVTCGLGQILERRTCDHPKPQHGGPFCAGDDVRTLICNTAEPCPVNGEWGPWGQWSPCSRRNIKTISCEAIPGQQTRSRSCKGRKFDGQRCIGEQQDIRHCYNIQRCPWKGSWSEWSSWGLCMPPCKPNPVQTRQRLCTAPLPKFPPTITVVEGQGEKNVTFWGKPSTLCEMLQGQKAVVEEKQPCLHVPECIDPEDEKL; encoded by the exons ATGCCCGCCCGAGCACAGGCCCCTTGGTTGCTACCActgctgccgctgccgctgctgctTGCCCTGCTGCCAGCCACAG GCTCAGACCCCGTATTGTGCTTCACCCAGTATGAGGAAGCCACAGGCAAGTGCACGGGCCTCCTGGGGGGAGGTGTCAGTGTGAATGATTGCTGCCTCAACCCTGCCTACGCCTTCCAGAAGCCTGGCAGCAAGCTGTGCCAAGCATGCAG GCCTCCACGTTGGTCGCCGTGGTCTGCGTGGGGCCCCTGCTCGGTGACCTGCACTAAGGGATCCCAGTTACGGCACCGGCGCTGCATAGGCTGGGATGGGCAGTGCTCTGAGAAGGTCGAGCCTGGGACCCTCGAGTGGGAGCTGCAGGCCTGTGAGGACCACCCGTGCTGTCCTG AGATGGGTGGCTGGTCCAACTGGGGTCCCTGGACGGCTTGCTCTGTCACCTGTTCCAAAGGGACCCGGACCCGTCAGCGAACATGTGatcaccccacccccaagtgTGGGGGCCACTGCCCAGGAAAGCCACAGGAGTCAGAACCCTGCGACACCCAGAAGGTCTGCCCCA TACACGGGGCCTGGGCTGCCTGGGGTCCCTGGGGCCCCTGCTCAGGTTCCTGCCACGGTGGACCCAGCAAACCTGTGGAGATACGAAGCCGCACGTGTTCTGCACCTAAGCCGTCCAAGGAGCCTCCTGGAAATCCCTGCCCGGGGCCAGACAGTGAACAGCACACCTGCTCCGGCCTGCCACCCTGCCCAG TGGCTGGTGGCTGGGGACCATGGAGCCCTATAAGCCCCTGCCCTGTGACCTGTGGCCTGGGCCAGATCCTGGAACGACGGACATGTGATCACCCTAAGCCCCAGCATGGGGGCCCCTTCTGTGCTGGTGATGACGTCCGGACCTTAATCTGCAACACGGCCGAGCCCTGCCCAG TGAACGGAGAGTGGGGGCCCTGGGGGCAGTGGAGCCCCTGCTCCCGTCGGAACATAAAAACTATCAGCTGTGAGGCGATCCCCGGCCAGCAGACACGCTCTCGGAGCTGCAAGGGCCGCAAGTTTGACGGGCAGCGGTGCATCGGGGAACAACAAGACATCCGTCACTGCTATAACATCCAGCGCTGCCCCT GGAAAGGCTCATGGTCGGAGTGGAGTAGCTGGGGGCTGTGCATGCCCCCGTGTAAACCCAACCCTGTACAAACCCGCCAGCGCCTCTGCACGGCCCCGCTCCCCAAGTTCCC GCCCACCATTACCGTGGTCGAAGGTCAGGGTGAGAAGAACGTGACCTTCTGGGGGAAGCCATCAACACTGTGCGAGATGCTGCAGGGGCAGAAGGCGGTGGTGGAGGAGAAACAGCCCTGTCTACACGTGCCTGAATGCATAGACCCTGAGGATGAGAAGCTCTAa